A portion of the Sphingobacterium spiritivorum genome contains these proteins:
- a CDS encoding serine hydrolase domain-containing protein, giving the protein MKDLKNSNTATYMWQYARIVFALLIILAKNTASHAQTDSSVFNNKKLVEKWIKDNKVPVLGLGIIENGVLQQATVYGDLKEGVAAPKNTIFNVASLTKPVTAIVALKLVSQGKWDLDEPLYTYWTDPDIAHDPRNKKLTTRHVLSHQTGFPNWRWENENEKLGFQFDPGTKYQYSGEGFEYLRKALEKKFRKSLQQLADGLVFKPVKMSDTQYIWNKSLDSTRLAPGYNEKGEIYPVVKNTTPNAADDLMTTIEDYGKFMISVMNGEGLTKKVFDEMISRQVSTTRGKHFGLGFEIYDFKDSTYALSHGGSDKGVRTIVFMLPETKQGILIFTNSDNGVNLYVDLLQYYLKEKGREIVDIETKNTL; this is encoded by the coding sequence ATGAAAGATTTAAAAAACAGCAATACAGCAACGTATATGTGGCAATACGCCAGAATAGTATTTGCTTTACTCATCATATTGGCTAAAAACACGGCTTCCCATGCCCAAACAGACTCTTCTGTTTTTAACAATAAAAAATTAGTAGAAAAGTGGATAAAAGATAATAAAGTTCCAGTCCTGGGTCTGGGTATAATTGAAAATGGAGTACTTCAACAGGCAACAGTATACGGTGATCTCAAGGAAGGGGTCGCAGCACCAAAAAACACAATTTTCAATGTCGCTTCCCTGACAAAGCCGGTAACTGCCATCGTAGCATTAAAATTAGTGAGTCAGGGTAAATGGGATCTGGATGAGCCACTCTATACCTACTGGACAGATCCTGATATTGCCCATGATCCCAGAAACAAAAAACTTACTACACGACATGTACTGAGCCATCAGACAGGTTTCCCGAATTGGCGTTGGGAGAACGAAAATGAGAAACTCGGATTCCAATTCGATCCGGGAACAAAATATCAGTATTCAGGTGAAGGTTTTGAATATCTGCGAAAAGCTTTGGAAAAAAAGTTCAGAAAATCATTGCAACAATTAGCAGATGGACTTGTATTTAAACCGGTAAAAATGTCGGATACACAATATATCTGGAACAAAAGTTTAGACAGTACAAGGTTAGCTCCAGGCTATAACGAAAAGGGTGAAATTTATCCGGTAGTAAAGAATACTACGCCCAATGCAGCAGATGATTTAATGACAACTATAGAAGATTATGGTAAATTTATGATCAGTGTTATGAATGGTGAAGGGCTAACGAAAAAAGTATTTGATGAAATGATTTCCAGACAGGTATCGACTACAAGAGGAAAACACTTTGGTCTTGGATTTGAAATTTACGATTTTAAAGATAGCACATACGCGCTATCACATGGCGGGTCAGACAAAGGGGTAAGGACAATTGTATTTATGCTTCCGGAGACAAAACAAGGCATATTGATTTTCACAAATTCGGATAATGGTGTAAACCTGTATGTGGATTTATTACAGTATTACTTAAAGGAAAAAGGTCGTGAAATAGTAGATATAGAAACCAAGAATACCCTTTAA
- a CDS encoding murein L,D-transpeptidase catalytic domain-containing protein, whose protein sequence is MNIKVAGLVLFVSLTMINCQAEGDKRKVETPVAKQVQEDSSRPKVDSVKLQEKAEEALTFCKQKKFSTDFCILIDMKLHSGINRFFIWDFKNKRILEEYLVGHGCGLNNWSSDESKDKAEFSNKDGSHLSSLGKYKIGARGYSNWGINIKYILHGLEKTNDNALKRIIVFHSWEKMNDAETFPQGSPEGWGCPTVSNEAMKIIDARLRGAKKPVLMWIYN, encoded by the coding sequence ATGAATATTAAAGTTGCCGGTTTGGTTTTGTTTGTTTCGCTGACGATGATTAATTGTCAGGCGGAGGGAGATAAAAGGAAAGTAGAAACTCCGGTTGCAAAACAGGTACAAGAGGATAGCAGCAGACCTAAAGTTGATTCTGTAAAGTTGCAAGAAAAGGCTGAGGAAGCACTGACCTTCTGTAAGCAGAAGAAATTCAGTACGGACTTTTGTATTCTTATTGATATGAAACTCCATTCCGGTATTAACAGGTTCTTTATCTGGGATTTTAAGAATAAGCGAATCCTGGAAGAGTATCTGGTCGGACACGGTTGCGGACTTAATAACTGGTCTTCCGATGAATCCAAAGATAAGGCAGAGTTTAGCAACAAAGACGGAAGCCATCTTTCTTCTCTTGGAAAGTATAAAATCGGGGCTAGGGGGTATAGCAATTGGGGAATAAATATAAAATATATCCTGCACGGTCTTGAAAAAACCAATGATAATGCATTAAAGAGAATAATTGTATTTCATTCGTGGGAAAAAATGAATGATGCAGAGACCTTTCCGCAGGGGAGTCCAGAGGGTTGGGGTTGTCCTACGGTTTCGAACGAGGCTATGAAAATTATTGATGCCAGATTGAGAGGTGCAAAGAAACCGGTCCTGATGTGGATTTATAACTAA
- a CDS encoding alpha/beta hydrolase-fold protein, giving the protein MKFFLKTEHNDERTVFITGNFNNWNPRDKRFSLQETEEGYCIDINDENLPSEIEYKFTKGGWENVEIDSDAQFTPNRKVNKEAKVVEDIVEDWRLNWAPFKEEYFPKIELISENFYIPQLNKTRKVWALLPYDYETTEKSYPVLYLQDAQNLFNEESPFGNWEIDRKLSLLAEYGIGDIIIIAVEHGSELRIQEYVFEDDNKYAVKAEGKKYIRFITDTLKPYVDQHFRTLPDREHTGIGGSSLGALISIYGGFLYPEVYSKLMLFSPSLWLNPNNNFPMLSFHQPYYTKVYVYGGELEGSDMVKRIKLFKTAMSRWEESKSIEFDVKTSIHPEGKHEEFYWSQEFPRALEWLFFDKLENPIERKKRYTKEKENV; this is encoded by the coding sequence ATGAAGTTTTTTCTGAAAACAGAACATAACGATGAAAGAACTGTATTCATCACCGGGAATTTCAATAACTGGAATCCCAGGGACAAGCGCTTTAGTCTTCAGGAGACTGAGGAAGGATACTGTATAGATATTAATGACGAAAACTTGCCATCCGAAATAGAATATAAATTTACCAAAGGTGGCTGGGAAAATGTAGAAATCGATAGTGATGCACAATTCACACCTAACAGGAAAGTGAATAAGGAGGCAAAGGTCGTTGAAGATATTGTGGAAGACTGGCGTCTCAACTGGGCTCCGTTTAAAGAAGAATATTTTCCCAAAATAGAGCTGATCTCCGAAAACTTTTACATTCCTCAACTGAATAAAACCCGTAAAGTATGGGCTCTGCTTCCTTATGACTATGAAACAACAGAAAAAAGTTATCCTGTTCTTTATCTGCAGGATGCTCAAAATCTGTTTAATGAAGAAAGTCCGTTCGGTAACTGGGAGATCGATAGAAAACTTTCACTACTTGCCGAATACGGAATTGGTGATATCATCATTATTGCAGTAGAACACGGCAGTGAACTTCGTATACAGGAATACGTATTTGAAGATGATAATAAGTATGCAGTGAAAGCGGAGGGTAAGAAATATATCCGATTTATAACAGATACACTGAAGCCTTATGTTGATCAACATTTCCGGACGCTGCCAGACCGGGAACATACCGGAATAGGAGGTAGCTCTTTGGGCGCACTTATCAGTATTTATGGTGGTTTTCTATATCCGGAAGTCTATTCGAAGCTGATGTTGTTTTCACCATCATTGTGGCTGAATCCCAATAATAATTTTCCGATGCTCAGCTTCCATCAGCCTTATTATACCAAAGTATATGTCTATGGTGGCGAACTGGAAGGATCTGATATGGTCAAGCGTATTAAGCTGTTCAAAACTGCTATGAGCCGATGGGAAGAGAGTAAATCAATAGAATTTGATGTGAAAACCAGTATACATCCGGAAGGAAAGCATGAAGAGTTTTACTGGTCTCAGGAATTTCCCCGGGCGTTGGAATGGCTGTTTTTTGATAAACTGGAAAATCCGATAGAGAGAAAGAAAAGATATACTAAAGAAAAGGAAAATGTCTGA
- a CDS encoding leucyl aminopeptidase family protein, producing the protein MSEIIQHIYIYSEASWIAHKSAYPDAMDKFFSGRKSESFVIASEKEVTFFLGIGNSSCSESVLVDIGHKFSGDNREKLLPASTYLHHDVLDITGLENILLGFYLGTYQYPFEAQHPIWDDKFQWEGLDDQKISLARIKAICEGQFICMDWLNKPANFKRTTVLNAFLKEKSQEYNLQYTSFDRQDSEIHGLGAFLAVNQGSSQEASFTILEYRCGTEEAPVVGLVGKCVLFDTGGISIKPSANLHYMKSDMGGATAVLGVLIAAAKMKFPVDIIAILPITDNAVSNHSYLPSDVVTVYNGKTIEILDTDAEGRLTLADGLSYLSKNYKTDYLIDLATLTGSAVRMFGSTCGALFSNDQTLQDQLLKSGQKTGQRLWNLPLWEDWEEEIQSDVADLKNISLKPVGDCIVAATFLKHFINEHPRWAHLDIAAMCFGNVGYAKEKAATGYGVRLLLDFMKNL; encoded by the coding sequence ATGTCTGAGATAATTCAACATATCTATATCTATTCCGAAGCTTCATGGATAGCACACAAGTCTGCCTATCCCGATGCTATGGATAAGTTCTTTTCGGGCAGGAAAAGTGAAAGTTTCGTGATAGCTTCAGAAAAGGAGGTAACTTTTTTTCTGGGAATCGGCAATTCTTCCTGCTCTGAAAGTGTACTGGTAGACATCGGTCATAAATTCTCCGGCGACAACAGAGAAAAACTATTGCCCGCTTCTACCTATCTGCATCATGACGTGCTGGATATAACAGGTCTGGAGAATATATTGCTCGGGTTCTATCTGGGAACTTATCAATATCCTTTTGAAGCGCAGCATCCGATATGGGATGATAAGTTTCAGTGGGAGGGATTGGATGATCAAAAGATCAGCCTGGCTAGAATAAAAGCCATCTGTGAGGGGCAGTTTATCTGTATGGACTGGTTAAACAAGCCGGCTAACTTTAAACGAACAACTGTGCTGAATGCTTTTTTGAAGGAGAAATCGCAGGAATACAATTTACAATATACCTCATTTGACAGACAGGATAGTGAAATTCATGGTCTTGGTGCTTTTCTGGCTGTTAATCAGGGAAGCAGTCAGGAAGCATCTTTTACTATTTTGGAATACAGGTGTGGCACAGAGGAAGCTCCTGTCGTAGGGTTGGTGGGAAAGTGTGTCTTATTTGATACGGGAGGAATCTCTATCAAACCTTCTGCAAATCTTCATTATATGAAAAGTGATATGGGAGGTGCTACGGCTGTACTTGGGGTTCTCATTGCTGCGGCTAAGATGAAATTTCCGGTTGATATTATAGCCATATTACCAATAACGGATAATGCGGTCTCCAATCATTCTTACCTGCCAAGTGATGTAGTGACTGTTTATAACGGAAAGACTATAGAAATCCTGGATACAGATGCCGAAGGACGCCTGACACTTGCTGACGGACTGAGTTATCTGTCAAAAAATTACAAAACGGATTATCTGATCGATCTGGCAACACTTACAGGTAGTGCCGTAAGAATGTTTGGCAGTACATGCGGAGCTCTTTTTTCAAACGATCAAACATTACAGGATCAACTGCTCAAGTCCGGACAGAAAACCGGTCAGCGTCTTTGGAATTTACCCTTGTGGGAAGATTGGGAAGAGGAGATTCAATCTGATGTAGCTGATCTTAAGAATATATCCCTTAAACCTGTTGGCGACTGTATTGTAGCCGCCACTTTTCTGAAACATTTTATTAATGAGCATCCCAGATGGGCGCATCTGGATATTGCAGCAATGTGCTTCGGAAATGTGGGCTATGCTAAAGAGAAAGCGGCTACAGGATATGGTGTGCGTCTATTACTGGATTTTATGAAAAACTTATAA
- a CDS encoding acetyl-CoA carboxylase biotin carboxylase subunit family protein: MRTFVCLSSYYKGYDFMDECKKLGNKVILITSESLKDKNWPWHAIDEVYYMPETEPSVWNSDHMIKGFAYLMKFHEIDTVIALDDFDVEKAALIRETFRIQGMGQTTYRYFRDKLAMRQMAKDGGIHIPPFVPVFNDAVITKFMEENPAPWVLKPRSEASASGIKKIHSAVGLWQAMEHLNDDRIHFLLEVFKPGDVFHVDCLIYDKEIRFISCSQYLSPPMAVSHEGGVFRTKTLAENSEDFKALEKINQQVLSKFGIVHGTTHSEFIKGNEDGKFYFLETSCRVGGAHIADMIEVSTHVNLWREWVKIETAVLNKSSYELSYKRDCFAGLIIALAKDKFPDITDFRIAELVKSLDLEYHISLLYRSDSADKINEALDNAAERIYTHHLSILPPQAKPIS; the protein is encoded by the coding sequence ATGAGAACATTTGTATGCCTTTCCAGCTATTATAAGGGCTATGACTTTATGGATGAATGCAAAAAGCTGGGCAATAAAGTCATCCTGATTACTTCTGAAAGCCTGAAAGACAAAAACTGGCCCTGGCATGCTATTGATGAAGTCTATTACATGCCGGAAACTGAACCTTCCGTCTGGAATTCTGATCACATGATCAAAGGATTCGCTTATCTTATGAAATTCCATGAAATCGATACCGTCATTGCTTTAGATGATTTCGATGTGGAAAAAGCGGCCTTAATCCGGGAAACCTTCCGAATACAGGGGATGGGGCAAACGACTTACCGATATTTCCGGGATAAGCTGGCAATGCGGCAGATGGCAAAAGATGGCGGCATTCATATTCCTCCCTTTGTTCCGGTTTTTAATGATGCTGTTATTACAAAATTCATGGAAGAAAACCCCGCACCCTGGGTGTTGAAGCCCCGCTCGGAAGCCTCAGCCAGCGGAATAAAAAAAATTCACAGTGCAGTCGGATTGTGGCAGGCTATGGAGCATCTTAATGACGACCGGATTCACTTTCTGCTGGAAGTGTTTAAACCGGGAGATGTTTTTCATGTTGATTGTCTCATCTATGACAAAGAAATCAGATTTATTTCCTGCTCTCAGTATTTGTCTCCGCCAATGGCTGTGTCTCATGAAGGAGGAGTCTTCAGAACCAAGACACTGGCAGAAAATTCAGAAGACTTCAAAGCGCTCGAAAAGATAAATCAACAGGTTTTATCAAAATTTGGTATTGTACACGGGACAACACATTCGGAGTTTATAAAAGGAAACGAAGACGGGAAATTTTATTTTCTCGAAACCTCCTGCAGGGTGGGCGGAGCACATATCGCAGATATGATAGAAGTCTCAACCCATGTTAATCTTTGGAGAGAATGGGTGAAGATTGAAACTGCGGTATTGAATAAATCCAGTTATGAGCTTAGCTATAAAAGAGATTGTTTTGCCGGACTTATTATAGCTTTGGCAAAAGATAAATTTCCTGATATTACGGACTTCCGGATAGCTGAGCTCGTTAAATCGCTGGATCTGGAATATCATATCAGCCTTTTGTACCGGTCTGATTCTGCAGACAAAATCAACGAAGCTCTGGATAATGCTGCCGAAAGAATCTATACTCATCATCTGAGTATTCTGCCACCGCAGGCTAAACCAATTTCCTAA
- a CDS encoding alpha/beta fold hydrolase, which yields MPKVEYTDYYSHMLGRTINIQVTGHYGYPVIMFPTSQGSFVQNADFNLNASVNYFTKNGKVKLFNLETLDQDNFYNTHIPPHERIARYENYMLFLFLEYIPFIQKTHNVHRVAVAGCSFGAYHATNFAFRFPDVVSHLIAMSGAFSIRNFMDGFSSDTVYFNCPEEFMQNDASWKFGHMHIVLSTSDQDVCLNKNLRMSDILRSKGIDHWYDEAKWIDHDWPLWRMVFPRFIAAYFS from the coding sequence ATGCCAAAAGTAGAATATACAGACTACTATTCCCATATGCTGGGAAGGACTATTAATATACAGGTAACGGGACATTACGGCTACCCCGTTATTATGTTTCCTACTTCTCAGGGTAGTTTTGTTCAGAATGCTGATTTTAATCTCAATGCATCCGTGAATTATTTTACTAAAAATGGTAAAGTGAAACTCTTTAATCTGGAAACACTGGATCAGGACAATTTCTACAACACACATATTCCCCCACATGAGCGAATAGCCCGTTATGAAAATTATATGCTTTTTCTTTTCCTGGAGTATATTCCTTTTATTCAGAAGACCCACAATGTACATCGTGTAGCTGTTGCCGGATGTAGCTTCGGAGCCTATCATGCTACCAATTTTGCCTTTCGGTTTCCTGATGTAGTGTCACATCTGATTGCTATGTCTGGTGCATTTTCCATCCGTAATTTTATGGATGGATTCAGCAGTGACACCGTTTATTTTAATTGCCCTGAAGAATTTATGCAGAACGATGCTTCCTGGAAGTTTGGTCATATGCATATTGTACTCAGTACCTCTGATCAGGATGTATGTCTGAATAAGAATCTGAGAATGTCAGATATCTTACGATCCAAAGGAATTGATCACTGGTATGATGAAGCCAAATGGATTGATCATGACTGGCCCTTGTGGAGGATGGTCTTCCCCAGATTTATAGCGGCTTATTTTTCATAA
- a CDS encoding RimK family alpha-L-glutamate ligase: MAKKVGILFGMEDTFPWAFIDKVNELGKGKIIAEPVKIDILEQGADYGYAVIIDRISQDVPFYRAYLKNAALNGTYVINNPFWWSADEKFFNNALMSKLGIPLPKTVLLPSHERPANTSETSFRNLSFPHDWQYIFDYVGFPAYMKPHDGGGWRNVYRVENPEDLWKKLEETDQLVMMVQEEIIFEDYYRVYCLGKKYVHIMPYEPRNPHHLRYAAQSQYSGKQLKDLLKTIQDYTIKMNQALGYDFNTVEFAVREGIPYAIDFCNPAPDADKNSVGEENFAWIVEHAAKLAIEKAKEYTPGNPNISWGTFVKDSIR; this comes from the coding sequence ATGGCAAAGAAAGTTGGAATACTCTTCGGAATGGAAGATACATTTCCGTGGGCATTTATTGATAAAGTAAATGAATTGGGAAAAGGTAAAATAATCGCTGAGCCTGTAAAAATAGACATTTTGGAACAGGGTGCAGATTATGGATATGCTGTTATTATTGACCGTATATCACAGGATGTGCCATTTTACAGAGCCTATCTCAAAAATGCGGCTCTCAATGGGACTTACGTCATCAATAATCCTTTCTGGTGGAGTGCTGATGAAAAGTTCTTCAACAATGCATTAATGAGTAAGTTGGGTATTCCGTTACCCAAGACAGTCTTGCTCCCTTCGCATGAAAGACCTGCAAACACTTCTGAAACATCATTCAGAAACCTCAGCTTTCCACACGATTGGCAATATATCTTTGATTATGTAGGTTTCCCGGCCTATATGAAACCCCATGACGGAGGCGGTTGGAGAAATGTGTACCGTGTTGAAAATCCTGAAGACTTATGGAAAAAACTTGAAGAGACCGATCAATTGGTGATGATGGTACAGGAGGAGATCATCTTCGAGGACTATTACCGTGTTTATTGCTTAGGTAAGAAATATGTTCATATTATGCCTTACGAACCGCGGAATCCTCACCATTTGCGATATGCTGCCCAGTCTCAATATTCCGGAAAACAGCTGAAGGATCTGCTAAAAACTATTCAGGACTATACCATTAAGATGAACCAGGCTTTAGGCTATGATTTCAATACGGTGGAATTTGCAGTTCGGGAGGGTATACCCTATGCTATTGATTTTTGTAATCCCGCACCGGATGCGGACAAAAACTCGGTGGGAGAGGAAAATTTTGCCTGGATAGTGGAGCATGCTGCTAAGCTTGCCATAGAGAAGGCAAAGGAATATACTCCCGGTAACCCGAATATCTCGTGGGGAACATTTGTCAAGGATTCAATCCGATAA
- a CDS encoding carboxylate-amine ligase gives MHKFTIGIEEEYQIIDAESRDLVSHVSKIIESGKAILSENLKHEMHESMVEMETGICENIQHAREELTGLRRQLVKIAHDQGLRVSGGGTHPFSHWKDNIITKAERYNKIVNDMGDVARSNLIFGLHVHIGIPDREEGIRIQNVMRYFLPHVYALSTNSPFWVGRLTGFKSYRQEVFAKFPRTGIPSYFGSVAEFDAYVNLMIKTGTIDNAKKIWWDLRVHPFYPTIEFRICDMPFTIDETICLAAIMQSLVAKIYKMHQQNISYRSYRRLLLSENKWRASKDGIHADLIDFGKEASVPYAILLDELLDFIDDVVDGLGCRKEVEYARQIVKMGTGADRQLSVFQDTGDIKKVVDYMICETEKSVL, from the coding sequence ATGCACAAGTTTACAATAGGTATAGAAGAAGAATATCAGATAATCGATGCGGAGAGCAGAGATCTGGTATCACATGTTTCCAAGATTATTGAAAGCGGAAAGGCTATTTTAAGTGAAAATCTGAAACATGAAATGCACGAATCCATGGTGGAAATGGAAACCGGTATTTGTGAGAATATTCAACATGCACGGGAAGAACTGACGGGACTCCGGCGACAACTGGTAAAAATAGCGCACGATCAGGGACTCCGGGTTTCAGGAGGTGGGACACACCCGTTTTCCCATTGGAAAGACAACATCATTACCAAAGCGGAACGTTATAACAAAATTGTGAACGATATGGGCGATGTGGCACGATCCAACCTGATATTTGGTCTTCATGTACATATCGGAATTCCTGATCGGGAAGAAGGAATACGAATACAGAATGTGATGCGTTATTTTCTGCCACATGTCTATGCGCTTTCTACCAATTCGCCTTTTTGGGTAGGACGTCTTACTGGTTTTAAATCCTACCGTCAGGAAGTTTTTGCTAAATTTCCCCGAACAGGTATTCCCAGTTACTTTGGCAGTGTGGCTGAATTTGATGCTTATGTCAATCTGATGATCAAAACCGGTACAATAGATAACGCCAAAAAGATATGGTGGGATCTTCGGGTACATCCGTTTTATCCGACCATAGAGTTCAGAATCTGTGATATGCCTTTCACTATCGATGAAACAATATGTCTGGCTGCGATCATGCAATCCTTAGTCGCAAAGATCTATAAAATGCACCAGCAGAATATCAGTTACCGCTCTTATCGCAGATTATTGCTCAGCGAAAATAAATGGAGAGCATCTAAAGACGGAATACATGCTGATCTGATAGATTTTGGTAAAGAAGCAAGTGTCCCTTATGCGATTTTATTAGATGAATTACTGGATTTTATAGATGATGTTGTAGATGGATTAGGTTGCCGTAAGGAAGTTGAATATGCCCGTCAGATTGTCAAAATGGGAACAGGAGCAGACCGGCAGCTATCGGTTTTTCAGGATACGGGAGACATAAAGAAGGTTGTCGATTACATGATCTGCGAAACCGAGAAATCAGTGCTTTGA
- a CDS encoding type 1 glutamine amidotransferase, producing the protein MINHEVKIALLDMNNNYPNQGMRNIKDISEAFKADADYAVCIELFDVRSRYEMPDIQDFDIFISSGGPGNPHKEGYAWEESFLRFLNAIWKHNKENEAKKYLFLICHSFQLACIYWDLAEVIPRKSYSFGVMPIHKTEDAEQDFMLKNLPEPFYAVDSRAYQIVRPKSDHLDKYGMKITALEKIRPHVDLERAVMAIRFSDEIFGTQFHPEADPTGFMEALKIEKYRNSIIEDHGLEKYQETVDRINDQDKVVLTRREILPRFLAFAAKQVLKSISLV; encoded by the coding sequence ATGATAAATCATGAGGTGAAGATCGCTTTACTCGATATGAACAATAATTACCCCAATCAGGGAATGCGTAATATTAAAGATATATCAGAAGCTTTTAAGGCAGATGCAGATTATGCAGTCTGCATAGAGCTTTTTGATGTCCGTTCCAGATATGAAATGCCGGATATTCAGGATTTTGATATTTTTATCTCCTCCGGTGGTCCCGGAAATCCTCATAAAGAAGGGTATGCCTGGGAAGAAAGCTTTTTGCGTTTTCTGAATGCAATATGGAAACATAATAAAGAAAATGAAGCTAAAAAATACCTGTTTCTAATCTGTCATTCCTTCCAGCTGGCCTGTATTTACTGGGATCTGGCAGAAGTCATACCAAGAAAATCATACTCTTTCGGAGTTATGCCTATTCACAAAACAGAAGACGCGGAACAGGATTTTATGTTGAAGAATCTTCCGGAACCTTTTTATGCTGTAGATTCCAGAGCCTATCAGATTGTCCGCCCTAAATCCGATCATCTTGATAAATACGGAATGAAGATTACCGCATTGGAAAAGATACGGCCGCATGTTGATCTGGAAAGAGCTGTAATGGCTATCCGGTTTTCTGACGAAATATTCGGCACACAGTTTCATCCGGAAGCAGATCCGACAGGATTCATGGAAGCACTAAAGATTGAAAAATACAGAAACAGTATTATCGAAGATCATGGACTGGAGAAATATCAGGAAACTGTTGATCGTATTAATGATCAGGATAAAGTAGTATTAACAAGAAGAGAAATTTTGCCCAGGTTTTTAGCATTTGCAGCCAAACAGGTGCTCAAATCTATTTCTCTGGTATAA
- a CDS encoding DUF6965 family protein, which yields MGFQSLEIRELKTYFESHKIPYEIMLPKNVHIRDVKGFINVCFEYIEDWGVELEKCPLWIKLLEIKTILDSSK from the coding sequence ATGGGCTTTCAAAGTTTGGAAATCAGAGAGCTAAAAACATATTTCGAATCGCATAAAATACCGTATGAAATAATGTTGCCGAAGAACGTTCATATACGTGACGTTAAAGGTTTTATCAATGTATGTTTTGAATACATTGAGGATTGGGGAGTAGAGCTAGAAAAATGTCCATTATGGATAAAGTTATTAGAGATTAAAACGATTCTAGATTCTTCAAAATAA
- a CDS encoding RNA polymerase sigma-70 factor, translated as MMIYYKVNQMLRDENAAKDLVQDLFTSIWEKSDLIRDNVGISSYLYVASRNRVLNYIQRGKTKSDYLAEIGKYSLQVSDETLEMLDEKDLMLLITDEIAKLPTKMREVFELSRLEDLSHREIAERLNVSESTVKKQVQNALKILKVRLSDYHSLGVLLLVFMRGS; from the coding sequence ATGATGATCTATTATAAGGTCAACCAAATGCTTCGTGATGAGAATGCTGCTAAAGATCTCGTACAGGATCTATTTACCTCAATCTGGGAGAAGTCAGATCTCATCAGAGATAATGTCGGTATTTCTTCCTACTTATATGTCGCCTCGCGCAACAGGGTACTGAACTATATCCAAAGGGGAAAAACAAAGAGCGATTATTTGGCTGAAATCGGGAAGTATAGCCTGCAAGTAAGCGATGAAACACTTGAAATGTTAGATGAAAAGGATCTCATGCTTTTGATCACAGATGAAATCGCAAAACTACCAACGAAGATGCGGGAGGTGTTTGAATTAAGCAGATTGGAAGATCTGTCACACCGGGAAATTGCGGAAAGACTTAATGTGAGCGAATCCACAGTGAAAAAACAAGTACAGAATGCGCTTAAAATTCTAAAAGTCAGACTCTCCGATTATCATTCTCTCGGGGTCTTGCTGTTGGTCTTTATGCGAGGTAGCTAA